From Trueperaceae bacterium, a single genomic window includes:
- the nagB gene encoding glucosamine-6-phosphate deaminase: MEIVILPTARDAERLAARIVADRLRAKPDLVLGCATGATMEGIYAELVRLHRDEGLSFARATTFNLDEYVGLEPDDERSYHYYMRRHLFDHVDLRPENVHLPDGVAEDLDAEARAYEAAIELAGGIDLQLLGLGRTGHIGFNEPLSALMSRTRHIALTPTTREQNAPLFGGDPASVPERALTMGVGTILEARELLMVVTGERKADVLARATEGPITSMISATALQLHPHCVVIVDEAAAASLAGRDHYRWEFEHDPAWAPYRRAASPATTSTTSSTRART; encoded by the coding sequence ATGGAGATCGTAATCCTGCCCACCGCGCGCGACGCCGAGCGTCTGGCCGCCCGGATCGTCGCCGACCGGCTCAGGGCCAAGCCCGACCTGGTGCTGGGGTGCGCGACGGGCGCGACCATGGAGGGCATATACGCCGAGCTCGTGCGCCTGCACCGCGATGAGGGCCTCAGCTTCGCGCGGGCCACGACGTTCAACCTCGACGAGTACGTCGGCCTCGAGCCCGACGACGAGCGCTCGTACCACTACTACATGCGCCGGCACCTGTTCGACCACGTCGACCTGCGGCCCGAGAACGTCCACCTGCCCGACGGCGTCGCCGAGGACCTGGACGCCGAGGCCCGCGCCTACGAGGCCGCGATCGAGCTGGCGGGCGGCATCGACCTCCAGCTCCTGGGTCTGGGCCGCACCGGGCACATCGGCTTCAACGAGCCGCTGTCAGCCCTGATGTCGCGCACGCGGCACATCGCGCTCACGCCCACGACGCGCGAGCAGAACGCCCCCCTGTTCGGCGGCGACCCGGCCAGCGTGCCCGAGCGCGCGCTGACGATGGGCGTGGGCACGATCCTCGAGGCGCGCGAGCTGCTGATGGTCGTGACGGGCGAGCGCAAGGCCGACGTGCTGGCCCGCGCCACGGAGGGGCCGATCACCTCGATGATCAGCGCGACGGCCCTGCAGCTGCACCCGCACTGCGTCGTGATCGTCGACGAGGCGGCGGCGGCCAGTCTCGCGGGGCGCGACCACTACAGGTGGGAGTTCGAGCACGACCCGGCCTGGGCGCCCTACCGCCGCGCGGCGTCGCCGGCCACCACGTCCACGACCTCGTCGACTCGCGCGAGGACGTAG